Below is a window of Gossypium hirsutum isolate 1008001.06 chromosome A12, Gossypium_hirsutum_v2.1, whole genome shotgun sequence DNA.
gttttggaacccggtGTATAGTTGTTTCACCTTCAGGAATGTGGACTTGGTGCCTACCATGGAGGAGTATACAGCTTTGCTTCGTTGTCCAAGGGTTCAAGTCAACTAAGTTTATTCCAAGGCTGCTAGTGCCCCAGCTTTTGTAATGAAGTTAATTAGTATCACTGGGATGAGTGAACAATGGGTTACAGCTAGAATTCAGCAAAAGGGTGATGGTAGGTGCATTCCTTGGGTAAGTTTGAGGGATCTGATCGTAGCACATCTGGATACAAAGAGGAAATTTGACATCTTCTCCCTAAGTATCTATGGTTTAGCAATTTTTCCCAAGGCTTTAAGGCATATAGATGAAGCAGTTGTTGAATTCTTCGATCGACTTGATAAAGGGGTCGCACCGGTGCCGGCAATTATTACTGAGACATTTAGATCCTTGAGTGCATGTCGGAAGGCAAGTAAAGGTAGATTTATAGGGTGTGCGCAGTTATTATTGGTTTGGTTCCACAGCCATTACTGGAAGGTAGATAAGGTTTCCTATCGGGCTTTTTCTGAGAGTTACTCCCTGTTAAAGGAGATAGCAGCCATGTCTAGGAGAGATGACATATCAGAAGAAAATTGGATCGCGCTCCTTCGAAATCTTCAAGAAGAtgatgttgagtggagagctcatTGGTTTGTTCCTGATGAGATCCTCTATCGGTGTGGgagttttgattgggtacctctaCTTCGAATTTGGGGAGCTGCTGGATATGCCCCTTTGCTCGTTTTAAGACAGTACAggtcaaggcagtttataccgaTGACACATGGATTAGCCCAGAGTGAGTTTGCATATAGGGAGAAAAATTATAAGAAGAAGGTTCAAGAGATTTCTAATGCTTGGAAACAGACGCGCTGGATGAAGAGATTGGCTGTTGGATCAATGAAGACTCCTGAATACAAGGGTTGGTTCAGTAAAAGAGTTAATGATAATATCCCCGAGCCGAGTTTGGAGAATGTTCGTACGATGGAAGAATATTTGCAAGTAATCCCTTCCGAGCTTGAAATCGTAAAACGAGACTTCGAAGAGAGAAATACTGAGTTGGGGAAAAAGATAGAACAATTAGAGGAGGAAAAGATGCATTTGAGATTGGATGCTGACGTTCAGAAACTCAAGGCCGAGAAgttgagaaaaggaaaaagaatggtTAAGGAAGACCTGGACAGTTTGAAGACTGATTACAAGAAGCTACGTATGTCGATGAGAACTGCCGAGTTGGGGAAGACTTCAGAGTAGTGGCGACAAGAAAATCAAGAGAAAAAGGCTAGAGCTGATCAGTGGGAGAAGAGGTTCCATGATGCTCGAGCACGTGAAAGCGCTTTAAAGAAGAGTTTGGCTGAAGGCCAAGGTGAGAAAGAGAAGTTGCAAGCTCGGGTGGCGGAGCTAGAAAAGGCCCTGCATCAGCACCATGGTCGTAACTCTGATATTGAATTAAAGGCCAGCCTGAATAGAATCGAAGATTTGAAAGGGAAGGTAGAAGAGCTCGAGACTGCACTACAAAACTGTAagctttgaattgaattactTGAGTCGAACAATGAGCAGTGGAAGGAACAACTCCGTCAATCATAGGACCAGGTCTGAGATAGAGATCACATCATGGGTGAAGCTATGGCTCATATTCGAGAAGTGGCTGATTATTTATAGACCTTAGTGGTTCAGGCTGATGTCCTAAGTgtgaagtatgagttagagtcgGACCGGGGTCGTGAGCTAGCTTGCCTTCTTAAGAAAGTTAAAGCTTTGAGCATTAGGGCTAAGCTGTATACGTGATCTATTTTATGGAAaggatttttctttttaataaagttttttaaatggaattgaatcaaaatcgaCGTCTCTTTagttttgcattcatttcatgcatttgcgtTTCATCGCATCATGtgcattaaatttcacaaaagaATCCTGATTAAAAACTGTATTatagttaccctggaacatcaATACTACACACGGAAAAAGACTAAAGCtatggatcaaagattggaaaagTTGGAACAAATGCAGAAAGAAATGCAGGAACAGATGCAAGCGCAAATGCAAGAGTAATTAGCTAAGATCCAGCAAGATATGAAAGATCAAATGCTGGAATCTCAGAGGAGTATGATAAGCGAATTAACTTAGCTACCAGTTGGAAAGCCAGAAAAGGGGAAGAGTTCCATGATCAATGCTGAAGATGATAACGAGATTCTTACTTACCCTCCGGGTTTCACCCCAACAAACACCCCAGTGCCTCAGTAGAAGGTGTCTGTTAGTATCAAACCCCAATACCAGACTGGTACTTCGGTACCAGTAAATTTTCCAACGGGCTCATGTTTTAACCCCGAAGACAATTGTGCAAATCTTACAGTCCCTGACTTCGATGAGGCCGCGGAAGTAGGAAAGGAGGAGCAGAATTTCCAAAGTAGCTAGAAGACCGATATaagtggttggaggaaaaattcaggGTGTTAAAAAGCGTTGATTATCATTACGGAATGGATGCCAAGGAGTTGAGCCTGGTCCCAGATCTGGTATTCCCTCcgaagttcaaaatgccagaatttgaaaaatacaacggAACTAGTTGCCTTGAGGCTCATATCACGATGTTTTGTCAGAGAATGACTGGTCATGTCAATAATGATCAGTTATTGATCCACTGTTTTCAGGACAGTTTGGCTGGGGCTACAGCTAAGTGGTACAGCCAATTAAGTCGTACTCAAGTCAAATCATGGAAAGACTTAGCGCAGGCCTTTATGAAACAATATGGCTATGTGACTGACATAGCGCCTTATAGGATCACATTGCACAACATGGAGAAGAAGTTGAATGAAAGTTTCAGGCAATACGCTCAGAGGTGGAGGGAGATTGCCACACAAGTCCAACCCCCACTGTTAGAAAAGGAAACAACCATGCTTTTCATTAATACCTTGAAGGCACCTTTTATTAATCACATGTTGGGAAGCACAACTAAGAGTTTTTCAGACATAGTTATGTTCgttgaaatgattgagaatgcaatAAGGTGCGAAAAGATAGAGGTAGGGGAAAGTACTAGGAGGTCAgccccgaaaaagaaagaaaatgaagtcaGCAATG
It encodes the following:
- the LOC107920025 gene encoding uncharacterized protein, which translates into the protein MSEQWVTARIQQKGDGRCIPWVSLRDLIVAHLDTKRKFDIFSLSIYGLAIFPKALRHIDEAVVEFFDRLDKGVAPVPAIITETFRSLSACRKASKGRFIGCAQLLLVWFHSHYWKVDKVSYRAFSESYSLLKEIAAMSRRDDISEENWIALLRNLQEDDVEWRAHWFVPDEILYRCGSFDWVPLLRIWGAAGYAPLLVLRQYRSRQFIPMTHGLAQSEFAYREKNYKKKVQEISNAWKQTRWMKRLAVGSMKTPEYKGWFSKRVNDNIPEPSLENVRTMEEYLQVIPSELEIVKRDFEERNTELGKKIEQLEEEKMHLRLDADVQKLKAEKLRKGKRMVKEDLDSLKTDYKKLRMSMRTAELGKTSE
- the LOC107920029 gene encoding uncharacterized protein; the protein is MDAKELSLVPDLVFPPKFKMPEFEKYNGTSCLEAHITMFCQRMTGHVNNDQLLIHCFQDSLAGATAKWYSQLSRTQVKSWKDLAQAFMKQYGYVTDIAPYRITLHNMEKKLNESFRQYAQRWREIATQVQPPLLEKETTMLFINTLKAPFINHMLGSTTKSFSDIVMFVEMIENAIRCEKIEVGESTRRSAPKKKENEVSNVNMGYAKPIMVNQPKVVVTGQQALPRQEPNTKQNIEKP